In Nitrospirota bacterium, the genomic window GGGCGGCGGCACGGTGGCCGAGCGCAAGGTGCTGGGCCTCCTTTCCGCCGAGGCCCGGGTGGCCGTGATAAGCCCCACCCTGACCCGGCGGCTTGAGAAGGAGAAGGCCGCCGGCAGAATCGAGCACATCCCCCGCAGGGCGAGGGACGCGGACCTCGACGGCGCTTTCCTCGCCATCGC contains:
- a CDS encoding NAD(P)-dependent oxidoreductase, which translates into the protein MPTPPRRYYPVFLDLRGKRCVVVGGGTVAERKVLGLLSAEARVAVISPTLTRRLEKEKAAGRIEHIPRRARDADLDGAFLAIA